Genomic segment of Myxococcus stipitatus:
TCGTGGGCCACTTCGGTCTCCGAGGCCGCGCGCTCCTGACGGAGACGTGGGGCGTGGCCGCGGAGGTGGCGGCGGGTGGGGCGTTCGTCGGGCGGCTGTCGCTCATCTACACGCTGGGAGGTGAGTCGTGATTCGCGTGGGCATCCCAGGTGTGTTGTTGGCGGTGGTGCTGACCGGATGCTTCCGGCCCGCGGAGAACCGCGCGGTGCGCGACTCGAAGGTGGGTCAGGCCGAGGGCGGTGGCCTGTCGCTCCAGGTCGAGGACGGCCTCGCGGCGGTGCGGCACCTGGGCGCGGGGGAGGTGACGCTCTGGGGCAACGCGCCGGTCTTCACCGCGAGGACCACGCTGAGCGCCTCCGCCCCGGGGCAGTGGCTCATCACCGTGCGCAACGCGATGCCGGACGCGGAGCTGTCGGTGCGGTCGGACTCCGGCGAGGTGCTGCCCGTGGAGTCCGTGGCGCAGGCGCTGCCCACGGTGAAGGCGTGGCGGGTGGAGCTGCGCGCGGGAGGCTCGGCGACGTTGCACGTGGCGCCTCCGGGCTGGGACTCCACCGCGCCGTTCCGCTTCGCCGCGCTCGCGGACGTGCAGGAAGCGCTGCCCCGCGTGGGAGACATCTACGCGCGGCTGGCGAAGGACGACTCGCTGCGCTTCATCCTCTTCTCGGGAGACCTCACGGAGCGAGGCACCCGCGAGGAGCTGCTCGAGTTCCAGGAGCGGCTGGAGGCGGGCTCACGCATCCCGCTGTACGCCACGCTGGGCAACCACGAGACCTTCTCGAAGGACGCGGAGGAGTACACCTCGCTCGTCGGCCGAGGCAGCCAGAGCTTCGTCTTCCAGAACGTGCGCTTCACCGTGGTGGACTCCAGCAACGGCACGCTGGACCCCATCGTGGAGGAGCAGCTGGACGGGTGGCTGTCGTCCTCGCGGAACGGCGCGCACGTGGTGGCCATGCACGTGCCCCCGCAGGACCCGGTGGGCCTGCGCGGCGGAGGCTTCGCGAACCGGGGTGAGTCCGCGGGGCTGGTGGGCAAGCTCGCGCGAGAGGGTGTGGACCTCACGCTCTACGGCCACATCCACTCGTACTACTCCTTCACCAACGCGGGCATCCCCGCGTTCATCTCCGGCGGAGGCGGCGCGATTCCGGAGACCTTCGATGGCGTGGGCCGCCACTACCTGGCGGTGGACGTCGGCGCGAACGAAGGCCTGCGCGAGGCCGCCCTCGTCCGCGTGGACTGAACGAGGGAGGCTGGCACTGAACGAAGCGTCAGCCGGCGCTGTGTGGGAGAAAACGCGCGTGGGGCCGACTTTCCGGCCCGGCAGCATACCCTCTTGATCTGACACTGAACACGTGAGCAGATGGCGGCCCCATCGTGAGGAGCCAGAGGAGGCCCGCCATGTTCGACTCGAACGAGAACGACCCCATTTCCCCGGCGCTGCGTGCGCTGCTCGAGCTGTTCACCACGGAGCTGGCGGAGGTGCGCTTCCCGGACATGAGCGGGCAGGTGCTCGAGGACGCGGCGGCGCAGGTGAGGGCGGGCGCGGAGGCGGTGGCCCGTGCGCAGGCGGCGCTGGAGGCGGCGCGCCAGGGGCTGCAGGACAGCCAGGACGCCCTGCTCCAGAAGGGGCAGCGGGCGCTCGCGTACGCGCGGGTCTTCGCCGAGGAGAACCCGGAGCTGAACGCGAAGCTGGAGGCCATCCACCTGCCGCGCCCGGGGCGCAAGGGCGTGAAGGCGGAGAGCCTGGTGGGCCTGGAGCCCGTCGCCGCCGCCGCGAACGGCAACGAGGAGAACGCGCCGCGCCGCCGGGGCCGTCCGCCGAAGGTGCGCCCCGCGCCGGGTGCGACGCTGTTCTCGGAGGGCGTGTCGCCGGAGTCGCTGGCCGTCGCGCACGAAGGCAACGGCGTATTGCCCACCGCGTGAGGCGCGTGAGGCCCCGGACAAGCCGAGGCCCGGACGCGAGACCTTCCCGGAGCCCCCCTCCGGAAGTGTCCCACGGCCGGGCCGCGGTGCCGGCGTGTTCCGAGGGCAGCCACGAAACACGCCGGGTTCATCGGATGTGAGGCGTCTGCTTCAGTTCTGCGGGAAGGCCGTCCAGCCGGCCAGCCAGTTGGTGGTGCCCACCGCGCCCACGAAGCGCGCCGAGGCGTCGAAGCCCGCGGGCGGCGTGGCCGCGTTGTCGGGGTTCAGCGCGGGCGAGCCCGCCTTCGGCGCGAAGTTGGGCGAGGCCAGGTTCAGCGCGTCGGTGAGCTGCGGGTCCTGCGTCTTCACGGCGTTGGAGGCGACGAGAATCTTCTCCGCCTCGTTGAACTTGCTGACGTCCGGGTCCACCGTCACGCCGTTCTCCACGCGGGGGTTGGGCGCGAAGGGGATGGAGCTGGTGAGGTTGGCGTTGTCCCAGAAGAAGGTGTTGCGGATGCTCAGGCGGGAGTCGCCCGTCTCGTTGAAGAGCGCCGCGGACGCAAGGCCGTCCACGTCCACCGCCTGGTCCTTGAAGTGGGCGACGATGACGTTGCGCAGCTTGCCGCCGGCGCCGGTGTTGAACACCAGGCCCTCCTGTGACGGGTTGCCGCCCGGGTCCGCGTTGGAGCCGACGAACGTCGCGTTCCAGATTTCGGGGATGCTGATGGGCTCCTGGGTGGCCGTCGTCTTGTTGCTGGACGCCTCGATGGCGCGGTCGCCCACGGCGGCGCTCTGCTGCACGACGAGGAACTGCACCTTGCCGCTGTAGCCCTGGTCGTAGTCCAGCGCGTCGTCGTCCGCCTGGGTGATGACGATGTGCTTCAGGGGCGCGGTGCCGCCGAACATCTCGATGCCGTCATCCAGGCCCTTGTGGACCTGGAGGTAGTCGATGTCCGTCGTGCTGCCGCAGGCGCCCGTCGTCAGGCCGTTGAGCTCGTTGTTCGGCGCCAGCTCGAAGCCGGCGAACTCGATGCGCGCGTACTTGAGGGTGCCGCAGTTGTGCGCGTCGTCCTGGCCGCCGTACTTGGTCAGCTCGTTGCCGCTGGTGGAGAAGAAGCCCTCGATGTTGGTCTCTCCGCCGGAGACGTTGATGCGGGCCTTGCCCAGCAGCACCACGCCGCCCCAGTTGCCGGGCTCGCGCTGGCCGGGCTCCTTGGAGGAGGTGAAGACGATGGGCTTCTCCGCGGTGCCCACCGCGTGGATGCGCGCGTTGCGGGTGATGATGAGCGCGCTGCCACGCTCACCCTTGATGGTGACACCCGCCTCGATGGTGAGGGTGCCCTTCTCCACGAAGATGTACTTGGTCAGCGTGTACGTGTTGCCGGACTTCCAGGTGGTGTCCTGGGTGATGTTCTCGGTGACGTTCACCTTCTCGCCGTCGGGCTGGACGGGGGGCGGGTTGTCCGTCTTCTTGTCGTCGTCTCCGCAGCCGGCGCCAAGAACCAGGCTGGACAGCGTGAGGATGGATGCAAACAGGCGCTTCATGGCGGGACTTCCTTTCGGGGACTGGCACTACAGGGACAGGCCCAGCGACGCGGAGAACGCGATGCCCGGGCGGTATTGGAGAAGGGTGATGTCGCCCTGCTGGAGGGTGACCTTCGAGTTGAGGAGGTTGGAGGCGGTGAGCTTCAGCTGCGTCGCCTTCGTGAGCTGCTGGGTGACGGCCAGGTCCACGCGGTGGAAGGGCTGCTCGTAGACGTCCGGCAGGTTGTCGGTGCCCACTTCGCTGATGCGCCGGCCGTACACGTTGTAGAGCAGCGCCACTTCCGTCCCGCTCGGCGCGTGCTCGTAGCCGACGTTGACGTTGATGACGTAGGGGGACTGGCCCTGGAGCGGGCGCTCCGAGTTCGTCTGGAGGCCCTGCACGTTGCCCAGGTCGATTTGCGACTGGATGAGCGTGAGGTTGGCGCCCACGCGCACGGGCTGGAGTGAGGGCGTCAGGCGGCCCAGCGAGGTGCGCGCCTCCAGCTCGATGCCGTAGGTGTCCGCGCCCGCGGTGTTCTCGAAGTTCATGTCGCCGGCGCCCACGGAGTTGATGACGCGCTCGATGGGGTTCTGGAAGCGCTTGTAGAAGGCGCTGGCGGCCAGCACCTCGTTGTCGCCGACGAACCACTCGACGCGCGCGTCGACGTTGTGGATGCGCGTCTGCTTCAGGTCCGGGTTGCCGGAGATGTTCCGGCGGCGCACGAAGTCGTAGAAGGTGAAGGGCGCCAGCTCGCGGAAGGTGGGCCGCGCCAGCGTGTAGCTGTAGCCCGCGCGCACGTTGATGGTGGGGGTGAGCGCGTAGATGGCGTTGAAGGTGGGCAGCCAGTCCAGGTAGCTGACCTGGTTGTTGGACTGCTCCACGCCGGTGAACTGGTTGAGCGCGGTGAGCTTCTGCTCGGAGCCCTCCAGGCGCAGGCCGCCGACCAGGCGGAGCGCCTCGGTGGGGGTGACGTCGGCGGTGACGTAGCCGGCGAAGACACCCAGCGACGCGTCATACGCATCCGAGTCCGGGCGGGTGCTCTCCTGCACGCGCATGCCGTTGCCCAGGTACTCGGGGCTGAAGAGCTGCTCGGGCGGGAGGAAGCGGTCCACGTCCATGTTGGGGACGATGCCGTAGCGGAAGCGGCGGGCGCGGAAGTCGCGGCCGGAGAACTGCGCGAGGCCGCCCAGCTTCAGGCGCACGTCGGTGAAGGGGACGGTGAGGTTGACGCTGCCGCCGCCGGACGTCTCACCCAGCTCGGCGAAGAAGCGCTCGCCGCTGTTGGCCTGGTTGGGGAAGGAGACGGCGCCGGAGGGGTTGCCCAGGTTGTCGCTGTAGAGCGTGTCGCGGGTGTCCGGCTCGTCGCGGTCCACGCGGGAGAGGTTGGCCTGCCAGTCGATTTCCGCGTCGCCCAGGAAGCCCACGCGGTGGAAGCCGCGCAGCTGGTTGAAGGAGAGCTGACGGACGATGAACTGGAGGCGGCTGCCCTCGTAGCGGTCGCCGCGGAGCGTGTCGCTGCCGGTGCTGGTGGTGGTGCGGGTGTCGGTGCCTCGGGTGTAGAGGCTGAAGACGGTCAGCTCGTTGTCGCGGTCCAGCTGGTAGCCGATGCTGGCGAGGCCGCTGAGGTTGGCGGTCTCCACGCCGAGCTTCGCCTGGGCGTCGTCGTAGCTGGTGAAGGTGCCATCCAGGTCGAACGCGGCCTTGTTGTACTGGGTGTTCTGCGTGGACTCCTTGTGGCCGTAGTTGATGGTGGCCAGGTAGCCCAGGCGCTGGTTGTCGAAGCGCAGCGTGTCGCCGAGCGACGCGCTCAGGCCCATGTTGGGCAGCGCCGTCTTCGAGCGCGCCTTCCAGATGTTGGGGAAGCTCTCCCACTGGCGCTCCAGCTCCGCGGGGGACTCGTTGCCATCGCCGAGCGCGTAGCCGGTGGGGATGGCGTCGGGGAGGCGGCGCTGGCTGCCGGGGAAGCCGAGGAACTCCATGGCGCCGCCGCCGCGCTGCGCGTTGCGCGCCTGGCCCGTCGTCTCCGTATCGCCGCCGAAGGTGATGCGCGGCTTGAACTCGAACTGGGAGGGGTAGGTGTTGGTCTCGATGAGGAGGGTGCCGCCGCCGAAGGTGCCGGGCAGATCGGCGGTATAGCTCTTCACCACGTTGAGGTTGGCGAGCAGCGAGGTGGGGAACAGGTCGAGCGGGACGCTGGGCTCATCGGGCTCCGGGCTGGGCAGGAGCGCGCCGTTGAGGAGCGTGGTGCTGTAGCGACCGCCGAGTCCGCGCAGGAGCACGTAGCGGCCGTCGACGACGGTGGCGCTGACGACGCGCTTGACGGCATCGGAGGCGCTGGAGTCGGGGGTGCGGGAGATTTCCTGGGCGCTGATGGCGTCGGAGACGGCGGCGGCCTTCTTGCGCTCCTGGAGGAGGGCGCCTTCGGCGCGGCGGTCGGAGCGGGCCTCGACGACGACCTCCTGCACGGCGCCGACGTCCGCGCCGAGCGCGACATCGAGCTTCGTCGCCTTGCCCTGTGTCACGACGACGCCGGTGATCCGGCGGCCCTGGTACACGTCGTAGAAGACGCGCAGGTCGTATTTGCCGGGCGGGAGCGCGAGGCGGTAGTTGCCGTCCAGGTCGGTGAGGACTTGCTTCTGCTCGCCCGTGACGACCTTCACGGTGGCCTCGATGAGGCCCTCACCGTTGGCCTCGTCGGCGACCTTGCCGTGGATGCCGGTGAAGCCCGCGGGCGGCGCGGAGGACTCGGCCAGCATCGCCTCGTCCTCGGCGGAGAGGGCGGTCTCGGTGGAGGGCTGCGCCACGCCCGTGTCCTGCTGCGCCTGCGCGGCGGCGGGAGCGGGCGGTTGCGCGAGGTCCTGTGCGGGGGCGGCGGGCGCAATCTCAGACACGGGAGGCTGCGCCGCCTGCTGTGCCTGCACGGGAGCGGGCTCAATCCCAGACGCGGTCTCCTGCGGCTGCGTGGTCGCCTGACCGAGGGCCAGCACGGAGACGATGGCGGGCGAGCCATTCATCCCCGCGAGTGCGGGCGAGGTGAAGAGTGTGAGCGCTGCCACGAGGGCGCGCGAAAAGGGTGCGCGAGACAACACGGCTCTCCTTGCCGACGGTCGCGCCGTAAACAACGCGAGCCGCATGGCATTGGAATGGATGACTTGTGACGATTCAGGCGGCGAATCGAAAACTCGAGGTCACGACTCGCCGCCGGGCGGAACTTCAGTCCGCGAGCTTGTCCGGCAGCACGCCCACGGTGAGGTTGCCTCCCCGGGCGAGGTCCAGCACTTCCATGGCGGCGCCGTAGGGCACGTCGTCGCCCGCGTCGAAGAACACAATCTTGTCCGGGCGCGCGTTGAGCATGCGCTGGAGCCGCGCGACCACCTGGTCTCGCGGAACCTCATCCCGGTTGATGCGCAGCACGCCCGCCCGGTCCACCGTCAGCACCACCGGCGGCAGTGCATCCGGCGGGGGAGGAGGCTGCTCCTCCGCCTTGTCGCTCTTCGCGGGCACCGTCATCCACATCTGCTTGGTGAGCAGCGGGGTGACGACCATGAAGATGATGAGGAGGACGAGCACCACGTCCACCAGGGGCGTGACGTTCATCGACGGACTCAGTCCGCGCTTCTTGCCGCCTCCGAGGTCGAATGCCATGGCGAGCTCCTACTTGCGCTGCTTGTCGATGACTTGCAGGTTGATGCCCGGGAAGCCCAGGTCCTGCATGCTCTTGAAGACGCCGCGCACCTCGGAGTAGCGCACGCCCCGGTCCGCCTTCAGCACCACCGGCGAGTCGGGCTTCTTCGCGCGCAGGGCCTTCAGCTCGGACAGCAGCGCCTCGCGCTTGAGCTCCTTGCGGTCCATGAAGATGGCCCCGTTCGCCGCCAGGCTCACCGTGGTGGGCTCCAGCTCCTTGTTCTCCTTGTCGGGGTTCGTCGCGGTGGGCAGCTCCACGGACGCGCCGGACTCGATTTGCGGCGTGACGACCATGAAGATGATGAGGAGGACGAGCACCACGTCGACCAGCGGCGTGACGTTCATCTCCGGGGTGATGCTGCTACGCCGGGCGGACATCGAGCCCCTCCCGGCGCGCCACCGTCTCCGGACCCGTGGCCACCGCGCCGTTGTTCGTGCTGGTGCGCTTGTCGGTGACCATGTCCTCCAGGTGGTCCATCAGCTCGCTGCGGGCGTTGTCCAGCGAGAGCTGGAGCGCGTCCGCGCGGGTGGACAGGAAGTTGAACATCAGCACCGCGGGGATGGCGACGAGCAGGCCCAGCGCGGTGACAACGAGCGCCTCCGCGATGCCGCTGGACACCGCGCCCAGGCCGCCGGAGCCCTCCTTGGCGATGCCGGAGAAGGCCTCGATGATGCCCACCACCGTGCCCAGCAGGCCCACGAACGGCGCCACCGAGCCTACCGTGGCGAGGACCGACATGCCGCGCCGCACGTCCGCGCTGACGCGCTCGTTGATGCGCACCAGCTCGCGGCGGGTGAGCTCCACCGGGCCCAGCTTGCCCGCGGGCAGCTTCGACTTGGCGAGGAACGTCTTCATGCCACCGCCCAGCAGCGTGGCCAGGTGGCTGCCCTTGGTGCCTTCCGCTTCCTTCACCAGCGCGTCGTGCTGGTGCTGCATCAGCAGTTGCCCCGCGCGAGCGGCGAAGGCGCGCGACGTGGTGCGGGAGCGGAAGAAGACGAACAGACGCTCGAAGAACACCGCCAGGGACGCGACGGCGAAGAGCATCAGCGTCCAGGCGATGCCCAGGGCGAACACGCCCATGTGGTTGTAGATGTCCCTGAGATTGAAGTTCATGACGAAGTGCTCCTGGGGGGCAGGGCGGGTGAGACCAACGGCCTACGACTTGAGACGGAAAGGAACCTTGAAGATGCGGAACACGGCGGTGGGGCGGCCCTCGACGACCGCGGGCTTGAAGCGCCACGAGCGCACGGCCGCGAGCGCGGCGCTCGCGAAGGGCTCATCGCCGCGCATCACCTTGAGCTGCGTGACGCGGCCATCCACCTCGACGACACCCTTGAGGATGACCATGCCCTCCAGCCCCTTGGAGCGGGCTTCTGAGGGGTAGTCGGGGATGAGGTTGGACTCGAGCGGCTCCGGCGGCGTGGCCGACTCGGGAAGGTTGATGGGCGCCGCGCGGCCACCTCCGCCCACGAGGGCCTCACCGCTGCCGGTGCCACCCACCACGCCCCCGGGCACCAGCGCGCCCGTGCCACCGACGGCGATGGGCGCCGCGGCGACTGTCTCCGTCGCGGCCTCGGGCGGCTTCTCGAGCGGCACGGCCTGCGGGGCGACGATGGGCGCGGGCGCGACGACGGGCGCGGCGGGAGGCGGCGCCTTGGCGAGCGCGGGCGGCGCGGCCTTGGGCAACAGCTTGGGCTTGGGAGGAGGCGGTGGAGGCGGAGGCGGGGGCTTCACCTCGACGACGGGAGGCGGGGGCGGACGGAAGACGACGTCCGTGCCCTTCTTCTCCTGGATGACCTCGCGCACCTTGCTCGCGGCGGAGACGGCGACGACTCCGATGAGCACGAAGACGCCGACGGAGGCCGTGGTGGAGAGCGCGAACCTCCGGGCTGCCTGGACATCGGTGGCGCTGTCGAACGTTTCAAACATGGCTGACGCCGCATATAGCGGCGCCATGTTTCAGGGGTGTCCGGTCCCCGTGACACTTTGCGGCCAGGAAGATGACGGAAGCGTCACGGTGACTGCATGCCACGCAGCGTGCGCGGCAGACGCGCCAGAGTGCCACCCGGTGTCATCGCGCGAGGCGCACCCTGCAGGCGGACCTGCCACAACATGGCGATCAGCAGCGCCGAGTAGACGAGCGTGAACGGGCGCAGCATCAGCACCTCGCGCGACAGCTCCGGCCCCAACGTCGAGTCGGACACCCCGATGCCGACGAAGGCAATCATCGCGACGAGCGAGAGGTTGAAGCGTGAGCGTCCCTCCGCGGCGGCCCGCACCAGCGGCCAGGCGAGCACGAAGTTCGCGCGCCAGGCCAGCGGTGACAGGAGCGTCACGCCCAGGCAGCACAGCGCGAGCAGGTCCGCGGGCCCGGGTCGGACCCACACGAGCGCGGCCAGGAAGCACGCGATGGCGATGAGCTGGGCCAGGGTGATGGCGAAGGAGGACGGGGTGCCGCCCGCGGACGCCGGCTCGAGGTACGGGAGGATGAGGGTGGGCAGGCCCTGCGCGTTGGACTGGAGCACCCACGGCGGCGTGGTGCGGGCCAGCGTCTCGCTCCAGAGCTGGAACTGGGTGAGGGCGCCATCCCAGCCATAGCGGGCGAGCGTGGGCAGCGAGAGCAGGAGGCCGAAGACCGCGGTGGCGCCGATGACGCGCCAGTGCCTGCGCCACAGGAAGAAGAGGCCCACGAATGCCGCGGGCGGCTTGAGGAGGAACGCGAGCGCGAAGGCCGCGCCCGGCCGCCACACCTGGCCCCGCTCGGCGCCCGTCGCCGCGAGGACCACGAGCAGGAGCATGACGACGTCGACCTGGCCGTAGAACAGCTCGAAGGTGAGCGCGGGCAGCAGCGCGATGGTGGCGAGCGGCGGGCCCCAGTCCCACGGCGTGGCCTCACCCGGGCCATGCGACGCGCGGCGCGTGAGGCGGGCCACGGCGATGAGCGCGAGGATGGAGCCGACGTTCCACAGCGCGACGGCGAGGCGTGCGGGCAGGAAGGAGAAGGGGATGAAGAGGGGCGCGGTGATGGGCGCGTACTTGAACGGCATGGTGCCGTCGGAGACGCGGTAGAGGTCCGTGCCTTCGATGAAACGCTCGGCGGCGGTGAGGTAGACGCGGAAGTCCGCGCCTCGCCTGGGGTGCTGGCCGACGGCGACGGCGGCCACCAGCAGCACCGCGAGCACCAGCCACCAGAGCCAGCGGGCCGACTTCGTGGAGAGGTCGTTCGCGGGGGCGGAGTCCTCGCTCAAGACACTCGCGGACTGGGACGAGCTCGTCACGGGGTCAGGCTCCGGCGTTCGAGGTGGGAGTGAGTCGGCAATAGCGGAGGCGGGCCAGGAAATCGGCGGGGCCCGAGGCGTCGACGGTCATTCGGAGAGACAAGCTGAGTGGGGGAGGTGTTCACCATTTCACGGCGAAGCCCTGCCCGGCAACGGCCTCCGTGGGGCGGCCGGCGCGGGGAAGGCGCCTGTGGGTTCCACTCGCCTGCTGGCGCGGCGGGCTCGCTAGAGGCCGTAGGTCTCCAGCAATCGCAGCCACACCTCGCTCATGGTGGGAAACGAAGGCACGGCGTGCCAGAGCGTATCGAGGGAGACCTCGCCCGCCACGGCGATGGTGGCCGCGTGCAGCATCTCCCCCACCTCGGGGCCGACGAAGGTGGCGCCCAGGACGACGCGGCGCTTTTCATCCACCACCAGCTTGGTGATGCCGCCCAGGTCCTCGCCGAAGAGGGCCGTGCCCGTCACCTTCCCCAGGTCGTACTCCACGGTGCGCACGGGCAGCCCCGTCTCACGGGCCTGCGCCTCCGTGAGTCCCACGCTGGCCACCTGCGGGTGCGTGAAGATGACCTGGGGCGTGGCCCTCGAGTCCGCCCACGCGCTCGCCTTCTTGCCCGCGATGACATCGCCGACGAGCCGCGCCTGGTATTTGCCCATGTGGGTCAGGAGGTTGCGCCCGTTCACGTCGCCGCAGGCGTAGAGCCACCCTCCCTCCACGCCCTTCGCCCGGAGCTGGTCGTCCACCCGCACCGCCTCGCCGGACTTCAGTCCCACGGTCTCCAAGCCCAGCGCATCCGTGTGCGGCACGCGGCCCATGGCCACCAGCAGCGCGTCCGCGCGGTGCTCCGCGCCCGTGGAGAGCTTCACCGTCACCTCGCCCTGTCCTCCGGGACGGCTGACGCTCGTGGCCGTGGTGCCGAGGAGCACCGTGACGCCGCTCTCGCGCAGTGCTTGCGCGACACGCTCACCCACGAAGGGCTCGAAGCGGGAGAGCAGCGCCTTTCCGCGCGCCACCAGCGTCACCTCCGAGCCCAGCGAGCGCCACGCCTGCGCCAGCTCCACCGCCACCACGCCCCCGCCCAGCACCAGCAGCCGCCGAGGCACCTGCCGCGCGCCCGTGCCCTCGCGGTTGTCCCACGGCCTGGCCTCGCGCAGCCCCGGGATGTCCGGGATGCGAGGCCGGCTGCCCGTGGCCAGCACCACCGCGCGCCGTGCCTCCAGCTCGCGCGTCGTGCCGTCCTGGCTCTCCACGCGGACCTTGCGCGGGCCGGCGAGCTTGCCGTGTCCACGCACCACCGTCAGCTTCGCGCGCTCGGCCCACTTCGCCTGCGAGTCGTCGTCGTAGTGCTTCACCATCGAGTCCCGATGCTCCAGCACCGCGCTGGCGACCAGGGGGCCCTTGATGGCCTCGCGCGAGCCGGGGACCTGCTTCACCAACCAGAGGGCCTCCGCGGGACGCAGCAGCGCCTTGCTGGGGATGCAGGCCCAGTACGAGCACTCACCGCCCAGCAGCTCGTGCTCCACCAGCGCCACGGACAGGCCGGCCGCGGCGGCGCGCGCCCCCGCGTTCTCCCCCGTGGGTCCGCCTCCGACCACCACCACATCGAAGACATCCGCCATGTGTTTGCCCTCGCACCTTGATGCGTACGCAGGGGAGGGCTCGCGAGCCATCCCACCCGGGTCTGCCCGTCGGCTGGTGGAAACACGGCGTGGCCACCAGCGGACATCGCTGCTGTCCTCGGGGCGGAATGCGCGCATGGGCTGTTACCCAGGTGACGGTGCGCGGCCCCGGGAGCGGGTGGGGTCATCCACCGTGAGACATCGACGGTGTCAGGTCCCCGAAGGACTTCGCGTCCGCGTCCGCCGTGGAACGCGGGCAGGCGGTGCGCGCCGTCCGGGCCACGCGCTGTGAATGGGATGAGCGCTCGTGCCGGAGACCCCGCGCGCGGCGGGAGGTGTGTCATGGGGACTGTCACGAACGGTGTCTCGGGTCGCTTCGCGTCGAGCCTGTCTCACGAACGCTGAGCTCCTTCCTCGCGGAGGGAGT
This window contains:
- a CDS encoding glycosyltransferase family 87 protein, which gives rise to MTSSSQSASVLSEDSAPANDLSTKSARWLWWLVLAVLLVAAVAVGQHPRRGADFRVYLTAAERFIEGTDLYRVSDGTMPFKYAPITAPLFIPFSFLPARLAVALWNVGSILALIAVARLTRRASHGPGEATPWDWGPPLATIALLPALTFELFYGQVDVVMLLLVVLAATGAERGQVWRPGAAFALAFLLKPPAAFVGLFFLWRRHWRVIGATAVFGLLLSLPTLARYGWDGALTQFQLWSETLARTTPPWVLQSNAQGLPTLILPYLEPASAGGTPSSFAITLAQLIAIACFLAALVWVRPGPADLLALCCLGVTLLSPLAWRANFVLAWPLVRAAAEGRSRFNLSLVAMIAFVGIGVSDSTLGPELSREVLMLRPFTLVYSALLIAMLWQVRLQGAPRAMTPGGTLARLPRTLRGMQSP
- a CDS encoding MotA/TolQ/ExbB proton channel family protein, which codes for MNFNLRDIYNHMGVFALGIAWTLMLFAVASLAVFFERLFVFFRSRTTSRAFAARAGQLLMQHQHDALVKEAEGTKGSHLATLLGGGMKTFLAKSKLPAGKLGPVELTRRELVRINERVSADVRRGMSVLATVGSVAPFVGLLGTVVGIIEAFSGIAKEGSGGLGAVSSGIAEALVVTALGLLVAIPAVLMFNFLSTRADALQLSLDNARSELMDHLEDMVTDKRTSTNNGAVATGPETVARREGLDVRPA
- a CDS encoding energy transducer TonB, yielding MFETFDSATDVQAARRFALSTTASVGVFVLIGVVAVSAASKVREVIQEKKGTDVVFRPPPPPVVEVKPPPPPPPPPPKPKLLPKAAPPALAKAPPPAAPVVAPAPIVAPQAVPLEKPPEAATETVAAAPIAVGGTGALVPGGVVGGTGSGEALVGGGGRAAPINLPESATPPEPLESNLIPDYPSEARSKGLEGMVILKGVVEVDGRVTQLKVMRGDEPFASAALAAVRSWRFKPAVVEGRPTAVFRIFKVPFRLKS
- a CDS encoding TonB-dependent receptor, yielding MRLALFTARPSARRAVLSRAPFSRALVAALTLFTSPALAGMNGSPAIVSVLALGQATTQPQETASGIEPAPVQAQQAAQPPVSEIAPAAPAQDLAQPPAPAAAQAQQDTGVAQPSTETALSAEDEAMLAESSAPPAGFTGIHGKVADEANGEGLIEATVKVVTGEQKQVLTDLDGNYRLALPPGKYDLRVFYDVYQGRRITGVVVTQGKATKLDVALGADVGAVQEVVVEARSDRRAEGALLQERKKAAAVSDAISAQEISRTPDSSASDAVKRVVSATVVDGRYVLLRGLGGRYSTTLLNGALLPSPEPDEPSVPLDLFPTSLLANLNVVKSYTADLPGTFGGGTLLIETNTYPSQFEFKPRITFGGDTETTGQARNAQRGGGAMEFLGFPGSQRRLPDAIPTGYALGDGNESPAELERQWESFPNIWKARSKTALPNMGLSASLGDTLRFDNQRLGYLATINYGHKESTQNTQYNKAAFDLDGTFTSYDDAQAKLGVETANLSGLASIGYQLDRDNELTVFSLYTRGTDTRTTTSTGSDTLRGDRYEGSRLQFIVRQLSFNQLRGFHRVGFLGDAEIDWQANLSRVDRDEPDTRDTLYSDNLGNPSGAVSFPNQANSGERFFAELGETSGGGSVNLTVPFTDVRLKLGGLAQFSGRDFRARRFRYGIVPNMDVDRFLPPEQLFSPEYLGNGMRVQESTRPDSDAYDASLGVFAGYVTADVTPTEALRLVGGLRLEGSEQKLTALNQFTGVEQSNNQVSYLDWLPTFNAIYALTPTINVRAGYSYTLARPTFRELAPFTFYDFVRRRNISGNPDLKQTRIHNVDARVEWFVGDNEVLAASAFYKRFQNPIERVINSVGAGDMNFENTAGADTYGIELEARTSLGRLTPSLQPVRVGANLTLIQSQIDLGNVQGLQTNSERPLQGQSPYVINVNVGYEHAPSGTEVALLYNVYGRRISEVGTDNLPDVYEQPFHRVDLAVTQQLTKATQLKLTASNLLNSKVTLQQGDITLLQYRPGIAFSASLGLSL
- a CDS encoding metallophosphoesterase family protein, which translates into the protein MIRVGIPGVLLAVVLTGCFRPAENRAVRDSKVGQAEGGGLSLQVEDGLAAVRHLGAGEVTLWGNAPVFTARTTLSASAPGQWLITVRNAMPDAELSVRSDSGEVLPVESVAQALPTVKAWRVELRAGGSATLHVAPPGWDSTAPFRFAALADVQEALPRVGDIYARLAKDDSLRFILFSGDLTERGTREELLEFQERLEAGSRIPLYATLGNHETFSKDAEEYTSLVGRGSQSFVFQNVRFTVVDSSNGTLDPIVEEQLDGWLSSSRNGAHVVAMHVPPQDPVGLRGGGFANRGESAGLVGKLAREGVDLTLYGHIHSYYSFTNAGIPAFISGGGGAIPETFDGVGRHYLAVDVGANEGLREAALVRVD
- a CDS encoding ExbD/TolR family protein, giving the protein MAFDLGGGKKRGLSPSMNVTPLVDVVLVLLIIFMVVTPLLTKQMWMTVPAKSDKAEEQPPPPPDALPPVVLTVDRAGVLRINRDEVPRDQVVARLQRMLNARPDKIVFFDAGDDVPYGAAMEVLDLARGGNLTVGVLPDKLAD
- a CDS encoding NAD(P)/FAD-dependent oxidoreductase, which produces MADVFDVVVVGGGPTGENAGARAAAAGLSVALVEHELLGGECSYWACIPSKALLRPAEALWLVKQVPGSREAIKGPLVASAVLEHRDSMVKHYDDDSQAKWAERAKLTVVRGHGKLAGPRKVRVESQDGTTRELEARRAVVLATGSRPRIPDIPGLREARPWDNREGTGARQVPRRLLVLGGGVVAVELAQAWRSLGSEVTLVARGKALLSRFEPFVGERVAQALRESGVTVLLGTTATSVSRPGGQGEVTVKLSTGAEHRADALLVAMGRVPHTDALGLETVGLKSGEAVRVDDQLRAKGVEGGWLYACGDVNGRNLLTHMGKYQARLVGDVIAGKKASAWADSRATPQVIFTHPQVASVGLTEAQARETGLPVRTVEYDLGKVTGTALFGEDLGGITKLVVDEKRRVVLGATFVGPEVGEMLHAATIAVAGEVSLDTLWHAVPSFPTMSEVWLRLLETYGL
- a CDS encoding biopolymer transporter ExbD is translated as MSARRSSITPEMNVTPLVDVVLVLLIIFMVVTPQIESGASVELPTATNPDKENKELEPTTVSLAANGAIFMDRKELKREALLSELKALRAKKPDSPVVLKADRGVRYSEVRGVFKSMQDLGFPGINLQVIDKQRK